The proteins below are encoded in one region of Candidatus Cloacimonadota bacterium:
- a CDS encoding type IV pilus twitching motility protein PilT, with amino-acid sequence MTIHELLRFTAEAGASDLHIAAGAHPMVRVNGKMKRLNLPILSVEEVETLVFGVMNEVQQEMFKEHLEIDFSTKLSNDVRFRVNAFHQINGISCAFRVIPNEIKSYDELHLPDILKKLTHKEKGLILVTGPTGSGKSTTLATMIDSINDNRYCHIITVEDPIEFVHKSKNSLINQRELGHDTWSFTAALRSALREDPDVILVGEMRDLETVSLALTAAETGHLVFATLHTGSCTKSIDRIIDMFPKEQQQQVRSMLSESLEAVLSQTLLPTKDGKSRVPALEIMVANTAVRNLIREEKTYQIPSIIQASTKEGMQTRDQSLYNLVMNNLVERTIAEEFAENPKQFASGAGFN; translated from the coding sequence TTGACTATCCACGAATTGTTACGCTTCACGGCGGAAGCCGGGGCCTCGGACCTGCACATCGCGGCCGGCGCGCATCCCATGGTGCGCGTGAACGGCAAGATGAAAAGGCTGAACCTACCCATCCTGTCGGTGGAAGAGGTGGAAACCCTGGTCTTTGGGGTGATGAACGAAGTCCAGCAGGAAATGTTCAAGGAACACCTGGAGATCGACTTTTCCACCAAGCTCAGCAACGACGTGCGCTTCCGCGTGAACGCATTCCATCAGATCAACGGGATATCCTGCGCCTTCCGCGTGATCCCGAACGAGATCAAAAGCTACGATGAACTGCATCTGCCGGACATCCTGAAAAAGCTTACGCACAAGGAAAAGGGACTGATCCTGGTGACCGGCCCCACCGGCAGCGGCAAATCCACCACCCTGGCCACGATGATCGATTCGATCAACGACAACCGCTATTGCCACATCATCACGGTGGAAGACCCCATCGAGTTTGTGCACAAAAGCAAGAACAGCCTGATCAACCAGCGCGAGCTGGGGCACGACACCTGGAGTTTCACGGCGGCGCTGAGAAGCGCTCTGCGTGAGGACCCGGACGTGATCCTGGTGGGCGAAATGCGCGATCTGGAGACGGTGTCGTTGGCGTTGACAGCCGCCGAAACCGGCCATCTGGTTTTTGCCACCCTGCACACCGGCAGTTGCACCAAGTCCATCGACCGCATCATCGACATGTTCCCCAAGGAACAGCAACAGCAGGTGCGCTCGATGCTCTCCGAATCCCTGGAAGCCGTGCTCTCCCAAACATTGCTGCCCACCAAGGACGGCAAGAGCCGGGTGCCCGCCCTGGAGATCATGGTGGCCAACACCGCGGTGCGCAACCTGATCCGCGAGGAAAAGACCTACCAGATCCCCTCGATCATTCAGGCCAGCACCAAGGAAGGCATGCAAACCCGCGACCAGTCGCTTTACAACCTGGTGATGAACAACCTGGTGGAAAGGACCATCGCGGAGGAATTTGCCGAAAATCCCAAGCAGTTCGCCTCCGGCGCGGGATTTAACTGA
- a CDS encoding prepilin-type N-terminal cleavage/methylation domain-containing protein: protein MKNQKGFTLIEVLVVVIIVAILAALAVPIYMRYVEKSRSAEAQTAIGAIRNTYKVYAQTYGSTQDYTIERALKETNLDASTTRYWKFEVTGNPPKKYIATSQEEFPGGPDKQVWFDVDEGKFHGYGVDQFTDPNTEGVEADTE, encoded by the coding sequence CTGAAAAACCAGAAGGGTTTCACCCTTATCGAAGTTCTTGTGGTGGTGATCATCGTCGCCATCCTGGCAGCCCTGGCCGTTCCGATCTACATGCGCTACGTGGAGAAGTCCCGTTCCGCGGAAGCTCAGACCGCCATTGGCGCCATCCGCAACACCTATAAAGTTTACGCCCAAACCTATGGCAGCACTCAGGATTACACCATTGAGCGCGCCCTAAAGGAAACCAACCTCGACGCCAGCACCACCCGGTATTGGAAGTTTGAAGTAACCGGCAACCCACCCAAAAAGTACATCGCCACATCCCAAGAAGAATTCCCCGGCGGACCGGACAAACAGGTGTGGTTCGACGTTGATGAAGGCAAGTTCCACGGTTATGGTGTGGACCAGTTCACCGATCCGAACACGGAAGGAGTGGAAGCCGACACCGAGTAA
- a CDS encoding peptidyl-prolyl cis-trans isomerase translates to MHLSRWLTFALIVAVGIATCFAEETAPTELKNQNRLNEADVLAEWDSGVITRKDLDAKISHLPVNQQGRYRTVEGQTQVLDIMAVEEAFMAKAIQLGVDKDPEILKLIEAGTRQFFIQEYYKRNVSDLVIVTTADKQKYYDDNKQAFYDFPNVTINYIQTKDEADALAAIAEIKAGKSWAEVSDAYSINAYAKGIKGVVKNIRLNGNIPGVGNDLVLEKHIADSQPSPTEVYGPFKTNSGWHVFQTLDYKAGRQKPVEEVMPELDQRARPGVETRLLNELTGRLKTKYSVAVDTSRVGEIDLKDRAKNEAILDLNLISSTNPDLNITVATLLDRYAQLSQQEQLFFSKGEAAQQLLDQELIRSLLYADAKEQNYTQYLADNPDFEQMRRYYILNKAFRQLVVDSIQISSEEAKAYYDEHIGEYTTPAHRKIEVLWFTDAGEAETARGKYDLYAGFNDQTRIDKLIADKSTKPQLNVLQNIYDNGIITGVGPDQAFCDMVWDNPVGYISPVFTAASGDILFFRTLEETPPTAQSFTELEPRIYGMLKNQRQTTQQETVTQELFEEFNMVKYPEKLSLELKAEDLFTMADNSARQRNFKDAISFYDQIIKNFANGADDYRASFMKAFLIAEELKDEAQALQLFKDFLIKYPSGELNESAQFMIDSLEGNAVLEIEE, encoded by the coding sequence ATGCATTTATCGCGTTGGCTTACATTCGCCCTGATCGTGGCTGTGGGCATTGCCACCTGTTTCGCGGAAGAGACCGCCCCCACCGAACTCAAAAACCAGAACCGGCTCAACGAAGCTGACGTCCTCGCCGAATGGGACTCAGGAGTGATCACCCGCAAGGACCTGGACGCCAAGATCTCCCACCTGCCTGTGAACCAGCAGGGCCGCTACCGCACCGTGGAAGGGCAGACCCAGGTGCTGGACATCATGGCCGTCGAAGAGGCCTTCATGGCCAAAGCGATCCAGCTGGGGGTGGACAAGGACCCGGAAATCCTCAAGCTCATCGAGGCCGGAACCCGCCAGTTCTTCATCCAGGAATACTACAAGCGCAACGTGAGCGACCTCGTGATCGTTACCACAGCCGACAAACAAAAATACTACGACGACAATAAACAGGCCTTCTACGATTTTCCCAATGTAACCATCAACTACATCCAAACCAAGGATGAGGCTGATGCCCTCGCCGCCATCGCCGAGATCAAGGCCGGGAAAAGCTGGGCCGAAGTTTCCGACGCCTACAGCATCAACGCCTATGCCAAAGGGATCAAGGGCGTGGTCAAAAACATCCGCCTCAACGGCAACATCCCCGGCGTTGGCAACGATCTCGTGCTGGAAAAACACATCGCCGATTCCCAGCCCAGCCCCACCGAAGTCTATGGACCCTTCAAAACCAACAGCGGCTGGCATGTCTTCCAAACCCTGGATTACAAGGCCGGACGCCAGAAACCTGTCGAGGAAGTGATGCCCGAGCTTGACCAACGCGCCCGCCCGGGAGTGGAAACCAGGCTGCTGAACGAACTCACCGGCCGCCTCAAAACCAAGTACTCCGTGGCGGTGGATACCTCCCGCGTTGGCGAGATCGACCTCAAGGACCGCGCCAAAAACGAAGCGATCTTGGACCTCAACCTCATCTCCTCCACCAATCCCGACCTCAACATCACCGTGGCCACCCTCCTGGACCGCTATGCCCAGCTCTCGCAGCAGGAACAGCTCTTCTTCAGCAAAGGCGAGGCCGCCCAACAACTGCTGGACCAGGAACTCATCCGCAGCCTGCTCTACGCTGACGCCAAGGAGCAAAATTACACCCAGTACCTGGCGGACAACCCCGATTTCGAGCAGATGAGGCGCTACTACATCCTGAACAAGGCCTTCCGCCAGCTGGTGGTGGATTCCATCCAGATCAGCAGCGAGGAAGCAAAAGCCTATTACGACGAACACATCGGCGAATACACCACTCCCGCCCACCGCAAGATCGAGGTCCTTTGGTTCACCGATGCCGGTGAGGCGGAAACAGCCCGCGGCAAGTATGACCTCTACGCCGGTTTCAACGACCAGACGCGCATCGACAAGCTCATAGCCGATAAATCGACCAAACCTCAGCTCAATGTGCTGCAAAACATCTACGACAACGGCATCATCACCGGCGTCGGACCCGATCAGGCTTTCTGCGACATGGTCTGGGACAACCCTGTCGGCTACATCAGCCCTGTCTTCACTGCCGCCAGCGGCGACATCCTCTTCTTCCGCACTCTGGAAGAAACTCCGCCCACCGCGCAAAGCTTCACGGAACTGGAACCCCGCATCTACGGAATGCTCAAGAACCAGCGCCAGACCACCCAGCAGGAAACGGTCACGCAAGAGCTCTTCGAAGAATTCAACATGGTGAAATATCCCGAAAAGCTCAGCCTGGAACTGAAAGCCGAAGACCTCTTCACCATGGCCGACAACTCTGCCCGCCAACGCAATTTCAAGGATGCCATCTCTTTCTACGACCAAATCATCAAAAATTTCGCCAACGGCGCCGACGACTACCGCGCCTCCTTCATGAAGGCCTTCCTGATCGCCGAGGAACTCAAGGACGAAGCCCAGGCCCTCCAGCTCTTCAAGGACTTCCTGATCAAATATCCCAGCGGCGAACTCAACGAATCCGCCCAGTTCATGATCGACTCCCTGGAAGGCAACGCCGTTCTCGAGATCGAGGAATAA
- the efp gene encoding elongation factor P, which produces MATMSDIRNGMIIEFKDDLWEVVEFLHVKPGKGPAFMRSKLKNVRTGKVVDNTWRESDNFNEVRVERRKMEYLYRDGEFYVMMDTETYEQLTVDSHVIGDLAKLMMENMELTIMFAPSGEILGLELPVNVVQTIAECEPNVKGNTASGSGKTAYTETGLRLIVPFFVNSGDKVKIDTRSGEYLERAN; this is translated from the coding sequence ATGGCAACCATGTCCGACATCCGCAACGGGATGATCATAGAATTCAAGGACGACCTCTGGGAAGTGGTCGAATTTTTGCACGTGAAACCGGGCAAAGGCCCCGCGTTCATGCGCAGCAAGCTCAAAAACGTTCGCACAGGCAAGGTTGTGGACAACACCTGGCGCGAAAGCGACAATTTCAACGAAGTGCGCGTGGAACGCCGCAAGATGGAATATCTCTATCGCGATGGTGAATTCTACGTGATGATGGATACCGAAACCTACGAACAGCTTACCGTTGACAGCCATGTGATCGGCGACCTGGCCAAGCTGATGATGGAAAACATGGAACTCACCATCATGTTTGCCCCCAGCGGCGAGATCCTGGGCCTGGAACTGCCTGTGAACGTGGTGCAGACCATCGCCGAATGCGAACCGAACGTGAAAGGCAACACCGCTTCCGGCAGTGGCAAAACCGCTTACACAGAAACCGGGCTACGGCTCATCGTTCCCTTCTTCGTGAACAGCGGAGACAAGGTGAAGATCGACACCCGCAGCGGCGAATATTTAGAAAGAGCGAACTAA